The window GGACCAATACCCTATACGTGTCGCCGGTCCCTTTTGAAAAACTGAATGCGTCCGTGGAAAAGGGCCCTGGCAGGCCTGGACTGCAGCCGGTGAAGGACGCCATGGCCCATGCCGACAACCTGGCAAAGGCGATGGTCATCGCCCCGATCGCCGGCATCGCTGCAGCGGCGGGAAAATTTTTTGCCGCATCCAAAAGGGCGACCCGACATGAGGAGGGAAAGAAATGACATCACATGTCTATGAACCAACAATGGGTAGGAAAAGGCTTAAATGGGCCTACATCGGGATCTTTATTGTCATGGCCTTTACCGGATTCGGGCAGATGCCCATCTTTAAACGCTACTATATCTCCGATATCCCGGGCCTGGGATGGTCTGCCGACTTCTATGCGACCCACTATATCCATTATCTGGGGGCGATCCTTCTGTTGGGGCTTTTGGCCTACTGGATTGCCGATTACTTTCTAGGGGGGAGGCGTGAATTCCATCTGACCGCTTCCGCCTATGTAAGGATCGTTCTGCTGGGCGGGATTGTCGTCACCGGGATCTTCAGGGTCCTTAAGAATCTGCCGGATGTCACCTTTTCACCGGGGTTTACCCTGCTGATCGATATTGCCCATCTGGGCTTCATGATGGCATATCTTCTGGCAGCGCTTATTTTCGTGATCCTCAAATCCGGATGGACCCAGGGGATTGATGATTGACGATGGTTGATCGTTGATTGGGAAAACCACACATAGGATAAGGCGCAATATGGACTGCAAATATCATCAGGGACGCCGGGCCGTTGTTCAGTGCCAGAAAATGATGATCGGCTACTGCCAGGAGTGTCTTGAAAACTGTGAGGCCTGTACCGATCCCTGTACCTACTGCAAATTCCGGGGTCAGTGCATTATCTGGGAGATGTGCCGCAAGAGTGAAAAAAGATACCGGCTCGAAAGAGCGGCAAAAGGAGAGACTATCTGAGCTCCGGTCCGGTTTTCAAATCACCCATTGTCCAGGGCGCCGGAACCGGATTCTCCAGGTTCCTCTATGAGGCGTCCCTCAAGAGGGAGTAGATCCGCAGCGGGGTGTCGATTCCCTTGAGAAGGACCTGTCCCCGGTCAAACACCGGCCACAGGCCCTCGATCAGCCCTTTGGTGGTTTCCCCGATGAGGATATCGCCTCCCGTTGCATAATCCGCCAGGCGGGCGGCCAGGTTCGTCACCGGCCCGCTGGCGGTATAGGTCATCCGGGTATCCAGAGACCCCTTGAATGTGGTCATGCCCAGAAGGGCAACCCCCGAATTGATCCCCATGTTAACGTTGATCTCTCCGAATTTCCCGCCGAATTCCTGGTTCAGCCCCAGATTCCGCGTGCGGATGTCAAAGGCGGCCTTTACCGCGTTCAAGGCATTGGTCCCGGCATCGTCGTTTTTGAAGATGATCATCAGCCCGTCTCCGGCCGTTTCGTTGATATCCCCGCCGGACCGGTGGATCGGGTCCACAAAGCTGGAAA is drawn from Deltaproteobacteria bacterium and contains these coding sequences:
- a CDS encoding FeS-binding protein is translated as MGRKRLKWAYIGIFIVMAFTGFGQMPIFKRYYISDIPGLGWSADFYATHYIHYLGAILLLGLLAYWIADYFLGGRREFHLTASAYVRIVLLGGIVVTGIFRVLKNLPDVTFSPGFTLLIDIAHLGFMMAYLLAALIFVILKSGWTQGIDD